Genomic segment of Myxosarcina sp. GI1:
CTTTCTCAGATTTTTATTCCACCATGCAGGTGCAAATATACTTTGGTTAAATTAATTATGAGTTTTTTATTTTGCCGTCACATCAATCATATCCATAACTGACAAGGTTTCTAGCTATTGCGATTCCATCATACTTATCACTGCACTTAAAACTTACTTGCTGCATATATACTACAAAGCAGACAGATCTCTAATGCTGTTAGACCGACACTCAAGACAAGTTCTTACTTCAAATATTTAGGTGCTTGGGTTGTACTGTTTCCAATCTTTTCGATCGCCTCAAAGCAATCCTTCTCCGAGCAGAATTTAGCTTTCACGCGCACGAAATAGCGGGACATCTGCTGCTTTTTCTCAAGATCGGGGTCGTATTTAAATGCTGCCACTGATGAATCTGCCCATTCTACAGGAATATAATTCGGCTTTAATATCTGTTTAGCCTTCTTAGTCCCAACTCTTTCTACTGTTTGAGCTAATTTGTTACTGTAATTTCTAAACACTGCAATGACTGGAGACTCAAAGAAAGGTACATATTGCCAGAACCCCGACAGGTAAAACTCACCAGGCTCTAAATCTTGAAAAATACTTTCTCTAGCTTCTTCTGTGTTCGCGACCGTCACCAAGTTAAAATCTATTTTGTAACCTTCTTGTTTTTTGTTGTAACTAATTTGAGGATAGACTGATAGCTGAAGAGTCCTGCTGCTCTGAGATGTTATTTCTTCTACTAAGACTTTATATCTTTGTTTTGATTTAGCAGTGTAGCCCAAACGATATTTTTGTCCCTCTATGGTAATTGTAAGTTGTTCCTCGTTTTTAACCGCTACTGCACCTTCAATTACTCCGATCGCTTGGAAGATTTTCTTAGATTCGGATGTCTGAGAGGTTTTGAGTTTAGTTTTGCTTGTATTGTCTGCTTCTAAATTAGATGATGAACTATTCTTGGGACTAAAGACTTTGTTGCCCCGATCTTGTTTCTGTGCTTCATTTTTCGTTGCAGGAGGCAAAGAGGTTTTATTCACCATCACTAATACCCAATAAAGTATTTTTCTTACTCTATCGAATTTTTTCGTTTTAGGCGATCGGCTTTGCCGCTGCCGTAGGCAATCGCGAAGCGGATGACGGGCGGCATAAACTGACAAGGAAACCTCGACAGACGCGCCCTCCCCTTCGGGCTTATCGCATGACTGCGCTGGCGCAAGCCAATCGCCTGAAGGAAGGTGGTTTTCGACAATCTCTTCTAATCTCGCTTTGAAACCACTTTAATTGCCGTTCTACCTCCTTGCTCGGCAGCATTGAGACTATAGCAAGCCAAATCAAAACTGTAGACTTTTCCTACTTCATCTATGATTGAAAACTGATAACAATGTGCAGTTGTGTAATAAACCACAAGGATATATTTATCAATCGCTATCAATTTTTCGACTCTAAATTCTTGTTGTGGCATATTTGCAATTGATTAATGTGAACTAATTCATCCACTAGTTCCAACGCCACCATATTATCCTCAATAGCTAATACTTGAAAGGGTTGCGCCCAACTCCAGTGACCAGGACAATCTTTAATCATTACCCGATCGCCCACGCTAAGAACTTCATCTTTAGTAGAGATTTCTTCAGCTTCTACTTCCTCAATATTTTCTTCTACTTCTGCTCGATTGTCTTCGGCAGTTTCTAGATTACCATCTTCTTCATCAACGCTCTCATCCATCACGCAATCGATCGCTTTAACCACTTTCTCAATCACCAAATTCCAAAGTTTACTAATGACATTCGTACTACTAGAATCTGTTTTGGTTTTTACTGCTCTGTTAGTAATCAATGGTGGTTCATCATCTGCTGCATCGCGAAGTCTCAAACCTCTGATAAACGAACCAGCGCGATCGCGTCCCTTTTCTAAATTTAATCTCAACTGATTGTTTAGCAGGTCGGATAGCAGATTAACAAACCTACGTAACCCAATTGACCTAGTACCAGTATCGTGACAGTATTCAGCATAGTTAGGGTATAACCATTCGTCATTGTGTAAATACCAGTTATCCGAGTTACTATCTTTATCGCGTTTGGCTACTCCGATATTAGTCCTAGCTTCGGGGTCTAAAATTACCTTGTTATCTAGCCAGTCAGCGATGGGATTAGTTTCTACCAATGTCTGTGTCTTCATTGCTAATAGAGATGGTACGGCAGTTTCATAGTTTTTAATGATGTTAGTAGCTTCCTCCTCGTCCATTGCCAACACCCAATTGAGTAATCCTGATAGATAGGGGACAAATTCACCAAACATTTCTCCATTACGATGCTCGATTAAATTTCTCTGGCGATCGCTCTCAATCCGATTAAACATCGGGATTGAAATTCTTCTTCTTTCTAGTCCTGAAGTATAGTCACTACTCTGAATCACTTCATTAGTCGCCACAATGGTCATTGCTTGAGGAGTAAAGCCACCGCTACTTTGTCTGTACTTAACTTCGTATGGTAAGGTATCTTGACCAGTCAGAGCTTTAAGTTTGCTGACTTCCCCTGCGTATCGTTCCGAATCGTTAATTAACACCAAACGCTTGCCAGCAACCGAAGCGGTTTCAAACTTTTCCCCCTCTAGTTTTTTCAGGGTAGTGGTATGGGTGTTCTCTTGTCCTACTAGTGCGATCGCTAATCTAGTAAAAGTGGATTTACCCGTTCCTCCAGGTCCTATTAATTCCAAATATTTCTGCCAATCGGTTCTACCAGTGACTACTCCTCGCAGATAGGCTCTCATTAGCTGGACTAAATCCTCATCACCCCGACACATTTGGTTTAGCCATTGCTGTATTGGGTAGCAGGACAACAGAGGATTATAGCTATATGGCAGA
This window contains:
- a CDS encoding phage/plasmid primase, P4 family, producing MINFIAPFKILDYLDRLDIVKQTLTEYHCKCPVCSDGGFKIDKRSGKYYAFKCGCEVRDIREAIRPWKEVEGERQKGKKEKNSFNLDPFPFPLKQKLLARLPAAAEDIPQPNTDTEIPEWLQKQGIPSNATETRYHYSKTQWVSRFQWQTDKGREKTFRQAHRASNGLVRWKKGAKDWNAYRQNEAAANCRNKWVLAVEGEKSVEAGRAIAISAITWQGSNWNKNAIASTIKALKKAGAEGLVYFPDNDEAGRKKASLVESAAIKVDFSCLVLNLKNIWTEIPEKGDLADWVKAHGHLDAEELIAKLEAAIEQQYKQTEQQDDKVTEPKTEVAQSTNVPNWSQSDLALWLAEKYRSRLAWNTELQQWYRYSSVIEGIWSIEPTEFVGQLVKLELEQTASAIALSNPKGKKPSFTISFINGVVGLLKMDLAVRCWDEATGLLPLRNGVLNLETKKLLPHAPEHKLTWCLPYSYNPLLSCYPIQQWLNQMCRGDEDLVQLMRAYLRGVVTGRTDWQKYLELIGPGGTGKSTFTRLAIALVGQENTHTTTLKKLEGEKFETASVAGKRLVLINDSERYAGEVSKLKALTGQDTLPYEVKYRQSSGGFTPQAMTIVATNEVIQSSDYTSGLERRRISIPMFNRIESDRQRNLIEHRNGEMFGEFVPYLSGLLNWVLAMDEEEATNIIKNYETAVPSLLAMKTQTLVETNPIADWLDNKVILDPEARTNIGVAKRDKDSNSDNWYLHNDEWLYPNYAEYCHDTGTRSIGLRRFVNLLSDLLNNQLRLNLEKGRDRAGSFIRGLRLRDAADDEPPLITNRAVKTKTDSSSTNVISKLWNLVIEKVVKAIDCVMDESVDEEDGNLETAEDNRAEVEENIEEVEAEEISTKDEVLSVGDRVMIKDCPGHWSWAQPFQVLAIEDNMVALELVDELVHINQLQICHNKNLESKN